The Toxotes jaculatrix isolate fToxJac2 chromosome 14, fToxJac2.pri, whole genome shotgun sequence genome window below encodes:
- the pdca gene encoding phosducin a, translating into MSTPIQEDEDLPANHTGPKGVINDWRRFKLDSVDQTVPQNKRELLRQMSSPRDDDKERGNRKMSAQEYELIQEEDERCLKRYRKQCMQEMHERLSFGPKFEAVYELESGEAFLEVIEKEHRLTLVVVHIYEQGVKGCEQMNSCLDCLALEYSSVKFCRIDAVATGAAERFSSEVLPALLVYKAGELLGNFLAVTKHFNEEFFATDVEAFLNEYSLLPEKDFTACADEEEEGVDVE; encoded by the exons ATGTCTACCCCTATCCAGGAGGATGAGGACTTGCCCGCCAATCACACAG GTCCAAAAGGTGTCATTAATGACTGGAGAAGGTTTAAATTGGACAGCGTGGATCAGACTGTCCCCCAAAATAAGAGAGAGCTGCTAAGACAAATGTCCAGTCCTCGAGATGATGACAAGGAAAGAGGCAACAGAAAG ATGAGCGCCCAGGAGTACGAACTGATCCAAGAGGAGGACGAGCGTTGCCTGAAACGCTACAGAAAACAGTGTATGCAGGAAATGCATGAGCGCTTGAGCTTTGGCCCCAAGTTTGAAGCAGTCTACGAGCTGGAGAGTGGAGAAGCCTTCCTGGAAGTCATAGAGAAGGAACATCGGTTAACCCTCGTGGTAGTCCACATCTACGAGCAAGGTGTCAAAG GCTGTGAACAGATGAACTCGTGTCTGGACTGTCTGGCTTTGGAGTATTCCAGTGTTAAATTCTGTCGTATTGATGCTGTGGCAACAGGTGCTGCTGAGCGCTTCTCCTCTGAG GTTCTTCCTGCCCTGCTGGTGTACAAGGCCGGTGAGTTACTGGGTAATTTCCTGGCTGTTACCAAGCACTTCAATGAAGAGTTCTTTGCGACGGATGTGGAGGCGTTTCTCAATGAATACAGCCTCTTACCTGAGAAGGACTTCACGGCATGTgctgatgaggaggaagagggagtggATGTGGAATag